A window from Zingiber officinale cultivar Zhangliang chromosome 7A, Zo_v1.1, whole genome shotgun sequence encodes these proteins:
- the LOC122001850 gene encoding pentatricopeptide repeat-containing protein At1g08070, chloroplastic-like, translated as MFFLKKIFSNYTILINQPKRTPKSTFMPKSSLLFPPKLFDSLSRNVCRRHFLHASHAPPQPSSSATTTAAILQQTLSHLPASTTSGPFVAAATLQELVDVSLSSHGFHLLPLAFPQIRHLIDTDTCNCLIKSYIRSNDHRRSVLLFVAMLKASVFPDLFTFPPLIKSAVQLHLLGFGLSIHGCVAKIGCDSDVFVNTALVSMYCSFGHVRDAERMFDEMPHRNSVTWNAMITGYVNNRRFREAHELFSRMIRSGSELGEVTMVCALTACSHLGALRQGIWIHNYIKNHRLTVNVFVGTALIDMFMKCGVVDEAVKVFRAMRVRNDFTWNALMSGYAMNGGGEAALGVFNEMIAKNIKPNGITFLAVLCACCHHGFVDHGRKFFISMEKDFGLQPRIKHYGCMVDLLGRAGLLKEAYGLIQTMPMKPDAAIWRALATACKIHGDLELGGLAIRKLLELEPCSGENYVLLVNLLARDQRWTAIGKVRQMMRQRGIKKDPGCSSIEIDGVVHEFLVTDGFQRDELGDIFAMLVKMTRELKLAGYRVDTDMVSYD; from the coding sequence atgttttttttaaaaaaaatatttagcaattATACAATATTAATCAATCAACCCAAACGAACACCAAAGTCAACCTTCATGCCTAAATCTTCACTTCTCTTCCCTCCAAAACTCTTCGATAGCCTTTCCAGAAATGTCTGCCGCCGCCATTTCCTCCATGCTTCTCACGCTCCGCCTCAACCCAGCAGCAGCGCCACCACAACCGCCGCCATCCTCCAACAAACCCTCTCCCACTTGCCCGCTTCCACCACCAGCGGACCCTTCGTCGCCGCCGCCACACTCCAAGAACTCGTTGACGTCTCCCTCTCCTCCCATGGGTTCCATCTCCTCCCCCTCGCCTTCCCCCAAATCCGGCACCTCATCGACACTGACACCTGTAATTGCCTCATCAAATCCTACATCCGATCCAACGACCACCGCCGCTCTGTTCTTCTCTTCGTCGCCATGCTCAAAGCTTCCGTCTTCCCCGACCTCTTCACGTTCCCTCCTCTGATCAAGTCCGCCGTGCAGTTACACCTCCTAGGATTTGGCCTCTCCATCCATGGATGTGTTGCTAAGATTGGCTGTGACTCAGACGTCTTTGTCAACACTGCTCTTGTGTCGATGTACTGCTCATTTGGCCATGTCCGTGATGCAGAACGAATGTTCGACGAAATGCCCCACAGAAACTCAGTTACTTGGAATGCGATGATTACTGGATATGTCAATAATAGGCGGTTCAGAGAAGCACACGAGCTGTTTTCCAGGATGATTAGGTCTGGGTCTGAGCTCGGTGAGGTGACAATGGTGTGTGCCTTGACTGCTTGTTCCCATCTTGGAGCTTTGAGACAGGGCATCTGGATTCACAATTACATCAAAAACCACAGGTTGACAGTTAATGTGTTTGTGGGGACTGCGCTAATTGACATGTTCATGAAGTGCGGGGTGGTTGATGAAGCAGTGAAGGTTTTCCGGGCAATGAGAGTGAGAAATGATTTCACTTGGAACGCTTTGATGTCAGGATACGCCATGAATGGTGGAGGAGAAGCCGCTCTGGGGGTCTTTAATGAAATGATTGCCAAGAACATCAAACCTAATGGAATTACTTTCTTAGCTGTTTTATGTGCATGTTGCCATCATGGATTTGTCGACCATGGAAGAAAGTTCTTCATCAGCATGGAGAAGGATTTTGGATTGCAGCCTAGGATTAAGCATTACGGTTGCATGGTTGATCTTCTTGGGAGAGCTGGTTTATTGAAGGAAGCTTATGGTCTCATTCAAACTATGCCAATGAAGCCAGATGCTGCAATTtggagggcactagctactgcTTGTAAGATCCATGGAGACTTGGAGCTGGGTGGGCTTGCAATAAGAAAATTACTCGAGTTGGAGCCTTGTAGTGGAGAGAACTATGTCTTGCTGGTGAATCTTTTAGCTCGTGATCAAAGGTGGACTGCTATAGGAAAAGTGAGACAGATGATGAGGCAAAGAGGGATTAAGAAGGATCCTGGATGTAGTTCAATCGAGATTGATGGTGTTGTGCATGAATTTCTAGTTACTGATGGGTTTCAAAGGGATGAGTTGGGTGATATCTTTGCAATGCTGGTTAAGATGACGAGGGAATTGAAGTTGGCTGGTTATCGCGTGGACACGGATATGGTTTCTTATGATTAG
- the LOC122001853 gene encoding flocculation protein FLO11-like: MSRVYKDFPSSLLLRRGPGLAVGGRLAAEGDSLELDLFSATRFTGPPLGSGPGSDSLEEFSKSVAQARLGRSGMDDLLDAELGKHDYDWLLTPPGTPQAAPLVSSENQVPADAAKRTVVRSASTTRASRLSVSQMESSHSIRPARSSSVTRASVSSSYLSNHNRTSVLNTSSASVTSRPSTPIKRPVTPSSGKTPVLTSRSVPTRSSTPVKARSAYGSPVVKSEPSHSSRPATPSRPQTFNNTNSINTSVISSSSSRPSTPTRQPISRATPSAPTAAGRSPSVGRLPSSISRIPSSTTSSRPSSPSPRPRPLVNSASSSRPSSPSRPRAPLTPTSSRPSSPNPRPRAPVRPIDLPDFPNDVPPNLKTKLPERPLSAGRARHGMALTVQSNLKSEPVVPSSSSRRISLPVVSRSKFPENSPKPLHSNGHYNSPENHKPVTAEAGLRRSPKPALSTENTGFGRTISKKSLDMAIKHMDIRQSLGGIRGASIFPHSIRSTVPKNRIVRSSEAIVPVSNDESFTENGSYDGAISVDSHVARSHNINSIIKSPDMKNLTTMEQMNDLDLYGSYRYDAMLMKEDLKNTNWLLSTDDKSDQGSLFEHRFEPLPELFDPL; this comes from the exons ATGAGCCGAGTCTACAAGGATTTCCCGTCGTCGCTGCTTCTGAGGCGAGGGCCGGGCCTCGCAGTCGGAGGACGGCTTGCGGCGGAGGGCGATAGCCTGGAGCTGGATCTCTTCTCAGCCACCCGCTTCACTGGTCCTCCGCTCGGATCTGGACCTGGATCTGATAGCCTCGAAG AATTTAGCAAGTCGGTTGCGCAAGCTAGGTTAGGGAGGAGCGGCATGGATGATCTTCTGGATGCGGAGCTCGGGAAGCACGATTACGATTG GCTTCTAACTCCACCTGGAACTCCACAAGCTGCTCCTCTGGTTTCTAGCGAGAATCAAGTGCCTGCTGATGCAGCAAAGCGAACTGTTGTTAGATCAgcttcaactactagagcatctAGG CTATCTGTTTCACAAATGGAGAGCAGCCATTCTATACGACCAGCCAGAAGTAGTTCTGTCACTCGAGCTTCTGTCTCATCTAGCTATTTATCCAATCACAATCGCACCTCAGTCCTGAACACTAGCTCTGCCTCAGTCACCTCTAGACCATCAACCCCTATCAAACGGCCAGTTACCCCTTCTTCAGGAAAGACACCAGTGCTAACATCTCGTTCTGTGCCAACACGTTCATCCACTCCTGTAAAAGCTAGATCCGCCTATGGCTCTCCAGTTGTTAAATCTGAACCATCACACAGTTCTAGGCCTGCAACTCCTTCTAGGCCTCAAACTTTTAATAATACAAACTCAATCAATACTTCTGTAATATCCTCGTCAAGTTCTCGACCATCAACACCCACTAGACAACCCATTTCTCGAGCAACACCATCAGCACCAACAGCAGCAGGGCGCTCCCCCTCTGTTGGGAGGCTTCCATCTAGTATTAGCCGCATTCCATCTTCAACAACTTCTTCCCGTCCCAGCTCCCCAAGTCCACGGCCCCGGCCACTAGTAAATTCAGCATCTTCCTCTCGTCCCAGTTCACCAAGTCGACCTCGAGCTCCATTGACTCCAACATCCTCTCGTCCCAGCTCCCCTAACCCACGACCACGGGCTCCAGTGCGGCCAATTGATCTCCCAGATTTTCCCAATGATGTGCCACCAAACCTTAAGACAAAGTTGCCTGAACGTCCTCTATCAGCTGGGAGGGCACGGCATGGAATGGCACTTACTGTCCAATCAAATTTGAAATCTGAACCAGTTGTTCCTTCAAGTTCAAGCAGGAGGATTTCTTTACCAGTGGTTTCTCGGAGTAAGTTCCCAGAAAATTCACCCAAGCCACTCCATAGCAATGGACACTACAATTCACCAGAGAACCACAAGCCTGTGACAGCAGAAGCTGGACTTCGCCGGAGTCCTAAACCAGCTTTATCTACAGAAAATACTGGATTCGGAAGGACAATATCAAAGAAGTCACTCGACATGGCTATCAAGCATATG GACATTCGACAAAGCTTGGGAGGTATTCGTGGTGCATCAATTTTTCCTCATAGTATTCGTTCTACAGTTCCCAAGAACCGGATTGTTCGTTCATCAGAAGCCATCGTTCCTGTCAGCAATGACGAAAGCTTTACTGAAAATGGTAGCTATGATGGAGCTATCTCAGTAGATTCCCATGTAGCAAGATCGCACAACATAAACTCCATCATCAAGTCTCCAGATATGAAAAATCTCACAACCATGGAGCAAATGAATGACCTAGATCTCTATGGTAGCTATAGGTATGATGCAATGTTGATGAAAGAGGACTTGAAGAATACAAACTGGCTTCTAAGCACGGATGATAAATCTGATCAAGGCTCACTGTTTGAACACAGGTTTGAACCGCTACCCGAACTTTTTGATCCTCTATAA
- the LOC122001854 gene encoding probable inactive receptor kinase At3g08680: MEKLSLWIPLLILLHCLRASAIGNLNSDAQFLLEFAASIPHGPKLNWSAQVPVCSSWVGVTCTPDGGRVQSLRLPGIGLSGQIPADTLGELDVLEILSLQSNHLALELPSDVPSIPSLSSLFLQRNELSGALPSSLSSNLTFLDLSCNSFTGEIPPAVLNLTQLTALYLENNSLSGLIPQLRLPKLKHLNLSYNNLTGSIPESLQSFPVESFLGNPFLCGTPLPQCSAKRSFWKTPSTGIIIIVAGGGSCLLLALVMAALICISRRKSRKRSSSTSKGNGGAAGRSIDKLEEYSSSVQEAEKNKLVFFEGCSYNFDLEDLLRASAEVLGKGSHGTTYKAVLEDGVAVVVKRLKEVAAGKREFEQQMEIIGSIGKHPNVVQLRSYYYSKDEKLLVFDYAPLGNLSTFLHGRDGAGRTVLDWRARVEISLGVARGIAHIHAQAGGRLIHGNIKSSNVLLITQELNPCVSEFGFAPLLSPSMTARSRAAGYRAPEVVEHRRSTQKSDVYSLGVLLLELLTGKAPLGRSPGRDDAAVDLPRWVQSVVREEWTAEVFDAELVKCPGIEDDLVRMLQIAMQCVARNASQRPEMEGVVGMLEDLKGSDSEPLPSSEKSQG; encoded by the exons ATGGAGAAATTGAGCTTGTGGATTCCTCTATTGATCCTCCTTCACTGTCTTCGAGCTTCAGCCATCGGCAACCTGAACTCCGACGCCCAGTTCCTCCTCGAGTTTGCTGCGTCCATCCCTCATGGTCCGAAGCTTAACTGGAGCGCTCAGGTCCCAGTCTGCTCCTCCTGGGTCGGTGTCACATGTACGCCGGACGGAGGCCGCGTGCAGAGCCTCCGGCTGCCGGGGATTGGCTTGTCCGGCCAAATCCCGGCTGATACACTCGGAGAGCTCGACGTGCTCGAAATCTTGAGTCTTCAATCCAACCATCTCGCGCTGGAACTACCCTCCGACGTCCCTTCGATACCTTCTCTGAGTTCTCTGTTCCTGCAACGCAACGAGCTGTCAGGAGCACTGCCTTCTTCACTCTCCTCCAACCTCACCTTCCTTGACCTCTCCTGTAACTCCTTCACTGGAGAAATTCCGCCGGCGGTTCTAAATCTGACTCAGCTTACGGCATTGTACCTCGAGAACAACTCTCTCTCTGGACTGATACCTCAGCTTCGACTTCCCAAGCTGAAGCATCTGAACCTGAGCTACAACAACCTCACCGGGTCCATTCCTGAATCGCTACAGAGTTTCCCCGTTGAGTCTTTCCTGGGGAACCCTTTCCTCTGCGGCACTCCCCTACCACAGTGCTCGGCCAAAAGAAGCTTTTGGAAAACACCGAGCACGGGGATCATCATAATAGTCGCCGGCGGAGGATCATGCCTTCTTCTTGCACTGGTGATGGCTGCGCTCATTTGCATTTCGAGGAGGAAGAGCAGGAAGCGCAGCAGCAGCACCTCGAAAGGAAATGGCGGCGCCGCCGGCAGAAGCATCGACAAGCTCGAGGAGTACAGCAGCAGCGTTCAAGAAGCAGAGAAGAACAAGCTGGTCTTCTTCGAGGGATGCTCTTACAACTTCGATTTGGAAGATCTTCTAAGAGCTTCCGCCGAAGTTCTCGGAAAAGGAAGCCATGGGACGACCTACAAGGCTGTCCTAGAGGACGGCGTCGCGGtggtggtgaagaggctgaaggAAGTAGCCGCCGGGAAGAGAGAGTTCGAGCAGCAGATGGAGATCATCGGAAGCATCGGCAAGCATCCAAACGTCGTCCAACTCCGTTCCTACTACTACTCCAAAGATGAGAAGCTCTTGGTCTTCGATTACGCCCCGCTTGGCAACCTATCCACCTTCTTGCACG GAAGGGATGGAGCTGGAAGAACAGTACTGGACTGGCGCGCGAGGGTAGAGATTTCACTGGGCGTGGCGCGCGGAATCGCCCATATCCATGCTCAAGCTGGAGGTAGACTCATCCATGGCAACATTAAGTCTTCCAACGTCCTCCTGATCACGCAGGAACTCAATCCTTGCGTCTCTGAGTTCGGCTTCGCGCCGCTTCTGAGCCCTTCAATGACTGCCCGATCGCGAGCTGCGGGCTACCGCGCACCGGAAGTCGTCGAGCACCGCAGATCCACGCAGAAGTCCGACGTCTACAGCCTCGGAGTCCTGCTGCTTGAGCTGCTGACAGGGAAGGCTCCGCTCGGGCGGTCGCCGGGACGCGACGACGCGGCTGTGGACCTGCCGAGGTGGGTGCAGTCGGTGGTGCGAGAGGAGTGGACGGCCGAGGTTTTCGACGCGGAGCTGGTGAAGTGCCCGGGGATAGAAGACGACTTGGTTCGGATGCTTCAGATTGCAATGCAATGCGTGGCGAGGAATGCCAGCCAGCGGCCGGAAATGGAGGGCGTCGTCGGAATGCTTGAGGATCTGAAGGGCTCCGACTCCGAGCCCCTCCCGTCGTCGGAGAAGTCTCAGGGATGA